One stretch of Hemibagrus wyckioides isolate EC202008001 linkage group LG01, SWU_Hwy_1.0, whole genome shotgun sequence DNA includes these proteins:
- the LOC131357917 gene encoding trypsin-2-like, with protein sequence MRNTVIVLLLVLVHHSRSDDDKVIGGYECPPHSQPWQIYLTYDDGKRWCGASLINNRWAVSAAHCYLSAHRLSLHLGEHHVFIDEGTEQRIWVEKVIPHPDYDDRTYDNDFMLIKLSQPAVFNQYVQPIPLASSCTVAGEECLVSGWGNQINTGVIYASVLQCLNLPVLSRSQCEEVYGSRLTNNMFCAGYLEGGKDSCQGDSGGPVVCNGELKGVVSWGDGCALPGFPGVYAEVCRYIDWVNSIMATN encoded by the exons ATGAGGAACACTGTCATTGTTTTGCTGTTGGTGCTTGTGC ACCACAGCAGATCTGATGATGATAAGGTCATCGGGGGTTATGAATGTCCTCCTCATTCTCAGCCCTGGCAGATTTATCTAACCTACGATGACGGAAAGCGCTGGTGTGGTGCATCTTTAATAAACAACAGATGGGCAGTGTCTGCTGCTCACTGTTACCTTTC GGCTCATCGTCTTTCTCTTCACCTGGGAGAACACCACGTGTTTATTGACGAAGGCACAGAGCAGAGAATTTGGGTTGAGAAGGTCATACCACATCCTGACTATGATGACAGAACATATGACAATGACTTCATGCTGATCAAACTGAGCCAGCCTGCAGTTTTTAACCAGTATGTGCAACCTATACCTCTGGCATCCTCTTGTACAGTGGCAGGGGAGGAGTGCCTGGTGTCTGGATGGGGAAATCAGATCAACACTGGAG TGATTTATGCATCTGTACTGCAGTGCCTGAACTTGCCTGTACTCTCACGCTCACAATGCGAGGAGGTCTATGGTTCCAGGCTCACTAATAACATGTTCTGTGCTGGGTACTTGGAGGGAGGCAAAGATTCATGCCAG GGTGACTCTGGTGGTCCTGTTGTATGTAATGGAGAGCTGAAGGGAGTCGTGTCCTGGGGCGATGGATGTGCTCTCCCTGGCTTTCCTGGTGTTTATGCTGAAGTCTGTCGCTACATTGACTGGGTCAATTCCATCATGGCAACTAACTGA
- the si:ch211-261d7.6 gene encoding zinc finger protein 91 has product MAAVYSEKRTRLRINVANVSSENVKDSSPENSADSTSGDKDSGEENSGVGCAVRAGSPAPEAQEHAEVAALSAAVPPIRIKEEPVEEGEYLTVHVDDVGEEDWEQTGRGAHFSGRDERADGDWPFCREEKSAVFGNKEAYTEHRREHTHDGPIVCLDTDSQWDNLLVSTDGGRRTLCCALCGCKFSNSREFFTHQLKHRKDIIKQESILETGEGLSKQKMFECNDCGKTYSSIGQCLNHQRSHKQASKSVFHQLAHLKKKSFQCPTCGRSYSRASALDAHRRCHEEKLFKAKNSEGEKYLPEEVTVKTEDAADMSSEQLDESPKKLFECLDCGKSFRTMCGLGTHQRFSVNCSNTTDKVRVKRSFDCTECGKTFHRPMAMACHQRWHKRREQLNGNDQPFQCKECGKVFTSLTFFNKHQRLVHSKEMPAKSFLHQVYQLQKKAFECQECGRRFSRASALHSHQLCHTDVFGDIMEGSSQKSPTEQTVLSYQNNQDKAACFTEASVYSKNIMQTIVGRFSTKGYKADTDFKPVIIEASGSQRRDHGSQQNPDLELVCESDQEEKDFNLNPCKESELSSQKSGPEMDVNIVQIDSVNFNEGFENTEMDQSPSQEAKKYECSECNRTFDKAVSLRCHMLWHRGGMGKKSRYRRKMLIANPIRKASIKCEICGHESFTKTSHYVHLGKHEDRTPYKSIMYQLANLQKNSFKCDVCGMHFSRLSALQSHQQHHNKRKKPYECLQCDKSYSNLSTLHNHQKVCTGKEPDNTVSPGDKDRMAEQFNPSKTLLGPKVHHCKKCGKGFWSMGAFFHHKQYHPQCGDVNTSSSEASLKSENGHVRRKKRGRKRIMMSSHDHKPRVMPDRIKSKLYKCEVCDKSYRVIGCFLKHKLIHQSQAPVKSFDYQVKQLQKNMYSCPDCGKQFSRAMALQFHMKSHGYETGLPVEKMNLPNQPDGPQCPTCLAVFNCESSLEIHRKHCLKAKGEREEKCQGVELDKLGSPKENKNVQRQTSEDVSEKVLKIPPFTSVMKYACDDCDRSFSVVGALNFHKRIHRKSSSSTESQSERLNVPPSKPVESTARAPFYCTECGRKFSTNSALGTHRRWHKDKKLARFILKSSKMSRKNIENGPFLCNLCGKGFFYLCVLRRHQKYHPPIVAQSDPKQNLKITETLSSTSPKSRLECPDCDASFISGSLLAAHFASQHAKPPDTETKQQEREPHLNLQVSDQPIVPITSPPTAVTLAGRGDKPKIKYYCLQCNKKFVNARGLRAHKWQKHRRTRGRPPANMNEDVKPFPCSHCEKSYGSQGALQNHQRSCNANNESLKQSYKPDVAAEEQPLQHRPLESGTKCLYKCHKCGKAFPSEKQLDAHKEAARTRPYCCALCCRGYWTESQLQQHLIWHDEVRRRLPTELRYRLNSSVVSGSSAKLQFPSTNRITPAKLPAPANNLKVTNYRCHQCSKMFLSPYALKEHQSLHKSEEPYRCSLCPKTFSEIKDLIDHHQECLGDEELKPTPLPASSQDTESLTCIECGISFSQETDLHQHYIDHARGEF; this is encoded by the exons ATGGCTGCTGTTTACTCGGAGAAGCGAACCAGGCTACGTATAAACGTTGCGAATGTGTCGTCGGAAAATGTAAAAGACTCGTCTCCGGAGAACAGCGCAGACTCAACGAGCGGTGATAAAGACTCGGGTGAAGAAAACAGCGGGGTGGGATGTGCTGTAAGAGCCGGCAGTCCCGCACCGGAGGCCCAGGAGCACGCAGAAGTTGCGGCATTAAGCGCTGCAGTTCCTCCGATCAGGATAAAAGAAGAGCCGGTGGAGGAAGGTGAATATCTGACCGTGCACGTGGACGATGTCGGGGAGGAAGACTGGGAGCAGACCGGCAGAGGAGCACATTTCTCGGGCAGAGATGAACGCGCTGATG GGGATTGGCCATTTTGCCGGGAGGAAAAGAGCGCTGTCTTTGGGAACAAGGAGGCGTACACGGAGCATCGGCGGGAGCACACCCATGACGGCCCCATAGTCTGTCTGGACACTGACTCGCAGTGGGACAATCTGCTCGTCTCCACTGACGGAGGTCGTCGAACCTTGTGCTGTGCACTGTGCGGTTGCAAATTTTCAAACTCGAGAGAGTTTTTTACTCACCAGCTGAAACACCGTAAAGACATCATTAAACAGGAATCAATTTTGGAGACTGGTGAGGGTTTATcaaaacagaaaatgtttgaGTGCAACGACTGTGGTAAGACATACTCATCAATTGGCCAATGCCTTAATCATCAGCGTTCACACAAGCAGGCCTCAAAATCGGTTTTCCACCAGTTGGCCCATTTGAAGAAAAAGTCCTTCCAGTGCCCCACCTGTGGCCGCTCTTACTCTCGAGCGTCAGCTCTTGATGCACATCGCCGTTGCCATGAGGAGAAACTGTTTAAGGCAAAAAATAGTGAAGGGGAGAAATACCTCCCCGAGGAAGTTACAGTTAAAACAGAAGACGCCGCTGACATGAGTTCTGAACAGCTAGATGAGTCTCCGAAAAAACTTTTTGAGTGCTTGGACTGCGGGAAATCTTTTCGCACTATGTGCGGTCTTGGGACACACCAGAGGTTCTCTGTCAACTGTTCAAACACTACAGATAAGGTGCGCGTCAAGCGATCGTTTGACTGCACAGAATGTGGGAAGACTTTTCACCGTCCTATGGCGATGGCATGTCACCAGCGCTGGCATAAGAGACGAGAGCAGCTTAACGGTAACGACCAACCATTCCAGTGCAAGGAATGTGGCAAGGTTTTTACCTCCTTAACGTTCTTCAATAAACACCAGCGATTGGTTCACAGTAAAGAAATGCCAGCCAAGAGTTTCCTTCATCAAGTCTATCAGCTCCAGAAGAAAGCTTTTGAATGCCAGGAATGCGGTCGGCGATTTTCTCGTGCTTCTGCACTGCATTCGCATCAGCTTTGTCACACCGATGTTTTTGGTGACATTATGGAGGGAAGTTCTCAAAAGTCCCCTACGGAACAAACAGTTTTGTCGTACCAGAACAACCAGGACAAGGCTGCTTGTTTCACTGAAGCTTCAGTGTATTCAAAAAACATCATGCAAACCATTGTTGGAAGATTTAGCACAAAAGGGTATAAAGCAGACACCGATTTTAAACCTGTCATTATAGAAGCCTCTGGCAGTCAAAGACGTGACCACGGCTCCCAGCAAAACCCTGATCTCGAGTTGGTGTGTGAATCAGatcaagaagaaaaagactTTAACTTGAATCCATGCAAAGAATCTGAATTGTCTTCTCAGAAATCAGGCCCAGAGATGGACGTAAATATTGTACAGATAGACAGTGTGAATTTCAATGAGGGATTTGAAAACACAGAAATGGACCAAAGTCCATCACAAGAGGCTAAGAAGTACGAATGCTCGGAGTGTAACCGGACGTTTGACAAGGCCGTTTCCTTGCGCTGTCACATGTTATGGCACAGAGGTGGAATGGGGAAAAAGTCACGTTACCGCCGAAAAATGCTCATAGCAAATCCCATCAGGAAAGCTTCGATTAAATGTGAGATTTGTGGCCATGAAAGTTTCACCAAGACTTCTCACTATGTTCATCTGGGAAAACACGAAGACAGAACACCCTACAAGTCCATAATGTATCAGCTTGCGAATCTGCAGAAAAACAGCTTCAAATGTGACGTATGTGGAATGCATTTTTCTCGCCTCTCTGCTCTGCAGTCTCACCAGCAGCATCACAACAAAAGGAAGAAACCATATGAATGCTTACAGTGTGACAAAAGCTATTCAAACCTCAGTACTCTTCACAACCACCAGAAAGTTTGCACCGGTAAGGAACCCGATAACACCGTTTCTCCCGGTGACAAAGACAGAATGGCAGAGCAGTTTAATCCAAGTAAGACACTACTGGGGCCCAAAGTTCATCATTgtaaaaaatgtggaaaaggatTCTGGTCTATGGGAGCCTTCTTTCATCATAAACAGTATCATCCACAATGTGGCGATGTTAACACTAGCAGCTCGGAAGCCAGCCTTAAATCTGAAAACGGACACGTAAGACGCAAGAAACGGGGTCGTAAGAGAATCATGATGAGCAGTCACGATCATAAACCTCGTGTAATGCCTGATCGCATCAAATCAAAATTGTATAAATGTGAAGTTTGCGATAAATCGTATCGTGTTATAGGCTGTTTTCTTAAACATAAGCTGATCCACCAAAGCCAAGCTCCAGTAAAGTCATTTGACTATCAGGTTAAACAGTTGCAAAAGAACATGTATAGCTGTCCTGACTGCGGGAAACAGTTTTCCCGTGCCATGGCACTTCAGTTCCACATGAAAAGCCACGGCTATGAAACGGGCCTTCCAGTGGAAAAAATGAATCTGCCCAACCAGCCTGATGGACCTCAGTGCCCCACCTGCCTTGCTGTTTTCAATTGTGAGTCGTCATTAGAAATTCATCGAAAACACTGCTTAAAAGCAAAGGGCGAACGTGAAGAAAAGTGTCAAGGAGTGGAACTGGACAAACTCGGCTCGCCCAAAGAGAATAAAAACGTTCAAAGACAGACGAGTGAAGACGTGTCTGAAAAAGTACTCAAAATACCGCCCTTTACGTCTGTCATGAAATATGCATGTGATGACTGTGACCGAAGCTTTTCCGTTGTAGGTGCGCTTAATTTTCATAAAAGGATTCACCGTAAATCCTCCAGTTCCACAGAGTCTCAGTCTGAACGTTTGAATGTTCCCCCCAGCAAACCTGTAGAATCAACAGCTAGGGCTCCGTTTTACTGTACAGAATGTGGGAGGAAATTTTCTACAAATTCTGCTCTCGGTACACACCGGAGATGGCATAAAGACAAGAAATTGgccaggtttatattaaagagTAGTAAAATGTCAAGAAAGAATATTGAGAATGGTCCTTTCTTATGTAACCTGTGTGGGAAGGGATTCTTCTATCTATGCGTTCTCCGTCGGCATCAGAAATATCACCCACCGATAGTGGCCCAGTCTGACCCCAAACAAAATCTTAAAATCACTGAAACACTCAGCAGTACTTCTCCAAAGAGCAGGTTAGAATGCCCAGACTGTGATGCATCTTTCATTAGCGGGTCTCTCTTAGCAGCCCACTTTGCCTCCCAACATGCCAAGCCACCTGACACTGAAACTAAGCAACAGGAGCGTGAGCCCCACCTTAATCTACAAGTGTCAGATCAACCTATTGTACCAATCACAAGTCCACCCACAGCTGTAACCTTGGCGGGCAGAGGAGACAAACCgaaaataaaatactactgCCTCCAGTGTAACAAGAAATTTGTAAACGCTAGAGGTCTTCGAGCACACAAATGGCAAAAACACAGGAGGACCAGAGGACGACCACCAGCAAACATGAATGAAGACGTTAAACCCTTTCCTTGCTCGCATTGTGAGAAGAGCTATGGATCACAAGGAGCTCTACAGAACCATCAGCGTTCCTGCAATGCAAATAACGAAAGTCTAAAACAGTCATACAAACCAGACGTAGCAGCAGAAGAGCAGCCGTTACAGCACAGGCCTTTAGAGTCGGGTACAAAGTGCCTCTACAAATGTCATAAATGCGGTAAAGCTTTTCCCAGTGAGAAACAATTAGATGCCCATAAAGAGGCAGCAAGGACGCGCCCTTACTGCTGTGCGCTGTGCTGTCGTGGCTATTGGACTGAATCTCAGCTACAGCAGCATCTCATTTGGCACGATGAAGTACGCCGCCGTCTTCCGACCGAACTGCGTTACAGGCTTAACAGCTCTGTGGTGTCGGGATCTTCAGCTAAACTTCAGTTCCCAAGCACAAACCGCATCACCCCAGCAAAACTACCCGCACCTGCTAATAATTTGAAGGTGACAAATTATAGATGTCACCAATGCAGCAAAATGTTTCTTTCCCCGTATGCACTCAAGGAGCACCAGAGTCTCCACAAGAGTGAAGAGCCGTATCGTTGCTCTCTTTGTCCAAAGACGTTTTCTGAGATCAAAGATCTCATTGATCATCACCAGGAGTGTTTGGGTGATGAAGAATTGAAACCCACACCTTTACCAGCTTCTTCTCAAGATACAGAGAGTCTGACATGCATCGAGTGTGGGATTTCTTTCAGTCAAGAAACAGATTTGCACCAGCATTACATTGATCATGCACGCGGGGAGTTCTGA